The DNA window GCTGTGGACCTTCTTCGCCGCCTACGCCGAGGCCGCCGCGGCCCAGCCGCCCCAGAAGGAGGCCCAGGCCGCCTTCCGCGACGCCCTCAAGGGCCAGGGCTTCGCGGAGCTGCGTGACGCACGCACGGGACAGGATGGGGTGACGCAGGGGCTGTGGGTGCTCTCGGCCCGGACGCCCGATGAGGCCCGCGAGCGCGTGGCCAGCGTCCGGCTGGAGCCGCCCCCCGAGGTGCTCCACTCGGAGGCCGCCCTTCGCAAGGAGGGGACAGCCGAGCAGGCCCCCGCCTCCTCGCAGCGCGGCATGGAGGCGCTTCGCGGAGGTCCTTCCACGCCGCAGGCCCGCGTGGCCGACGGGCAGACGACCGAGGTCGACGAGGAGCTTCCCACAGACGGGGCCCGCTCCCGCCGGACGAACCGGCGGCTGGGGCCGATGATGCTGTGGAACGTGCTGCACGGCTTCCGGGAAGGCCCGGAGGACGGGGCGGTGGCACAGGGGCAGTGGGACAGGGTGGCCTTCGGCGCCATGCTGGCCCTGGCGGCCATCGCCTTGATTGTCGTGGCGCTCGTGAGCCTCTAGGGAGACGGGGCAGGCGGACGGCCAGGTGGCGCGAAAGTCCTTGGCCCGGGCCGGCTTGTGGTACGTTGCCGCACCCATTGGCCACCGACGACCTCACACTCGTCAAGCGCGTCCGGAGCGGCGACCAGCGCGCGTTCAAGCTCCTCGTCGAGCGTTACCAGCGCAAGGTGTACGCAGTCGCGCTTGGCATGCTCAAGGACAAGGAAGAAGCGATGGACGTCTCCCAGGAGGCGTTCGTCAAGGTCTACAAGTACCTGGACCACTTCAAGGGCGACTCGTCCTTCTACACCTGGCTCTACCGAATCACGGTGAACGTCTGCATCGACGTGCTGCGCAAGC is part of the Myxococcus landrumus genome and encodes:
- a CDS encoding Immediate early protein ICP0, translated to MSTTSRIAAGFGQLARLLVHSGKGSLPPTGPKSSEGGLPPPRDGFRTQPSVPQQHPSLGGQERAPVRKVAELIPPGLEKVATRTELGQRFGSDAALLSAHLKPSQLPSTERATRLWTFFAAYAEAAAAQPPQKEAQAAFRDALKGQGFAELRDARTGQDGVTQGLWVLSARTPDEARERVASVRLEPPPEVLHSEAALRKEGTAEQAPASSQRGMEALRGGPSTPQARVADGQTTEVDEELPTDGARSRRTNRRLGPMMLWNVLHGFREGPEDGAVAQGQWDRVAFGAMLALAAIALIVVALVSL